In the genome of Thermococcus stetteri, the window CTGACCACGAGGACCGGGAAGTTGGCGAGCTCCCTCGCGGCTTTCGTTATTATAGCCGGCGTTGGGTGTCCCTCCGGAGTTACGGGTATCGCGTCTATTATCCTCGGCTTCTCATAGAAGAGGTATTCGGCATCCGCCGGAGGTGTGAGCTTGGTGAGCTCAGGCGTTGCCCCCGCGACGCTTATTCCAGGAATGGTGCTCACCTCTGTGTTCCCGAGAACGAGAAGGAACAGGCTCTCCATTCAGACCACCGTGGACTTTTTATCCAGATATATTTAAACCTGTTGGGTGGTCTCGTGAGGGTCTATCACATTGTCAGGTTCAAGAGTGAAAGCGCCTACGTTCTCTTCGACGGCTGCAGCTGGAACTGCTCCTTCTGCGTGTGGAGGGAGGTAACGCGCTGGAGCCTCTGCCTGCCCGAGGAAACACGCAGGACTCTCGAGGCACTGTGGGAAAATGGAAAGGTCAGGTATCTTTCAGTTGATGAAGTGGTCGAGAAGCTGGAGGAAGCCGAGGTAACCAGGGCCTTCCTCGGTGGTGGAGAGCCGACTTTAGACCCGGAGCTTAAGGCTCTAATGCGCGCCCTTCGGAGGGAGGGAATAAAGCCGTGGCTCGTCACGAACGGCGAGAACCTTGACGATGAGATGGTGGAGCTCGCGGAGGGAATAACCTTCAGCATAAAGGCCCTTGACGATGACCTCCACAGGGTCGTAACGGGCGTATCGAACGCGAGAGCACTTGAGAACTTCAAACGCTACGCCAAAACCGGAAAGCTCGTTGCTGAGACTGTATTTGCACCGGGAATTGTTGAGTGCGACGAGATAGAGAGGATTGCCCGTTTCATTGCCTCCATTGACCCAACCATGGCGCTCAGGATAGACCCGCTCGTCCAGGGCGTGAACCTCGAAAGGGTCGACGATTGCATAGAGCGATTGAAGGGAATCCTTCCCGGTACGAACAGGATTCGGGTTAAGGGAAAAGTTGAGCCTCCCGAAGTCCTCTACCCGGAGGTGGAAGAATGGGTAAAACCCTGATGGTTCAGGGGACGATGTCAGGGGCCGGAAAGTCCCTCCTCGTTGCGGCCCTCTGCAGGGTATTCACCAACCTCGGCTACGACGTCGTTCCCTTCAAGAGCCAGAACATGAGCCTCAACTCAGCACCAAGCATCGAGGGCGGAGAGATAAGCCGCGCCCAGTATCTGCAGGCAATAGCGTGCAGAAAAAAGCCGAGCGTGAAGTTCAATCCAATCCTCCTCAAGCCAGAGGGAAACCTGAGGAGCCAGGTAGTCTTCATGGGGAAGCCGGTAGGTAGCGTTTCTGCCTGGGATTATATGCTCTCACGGAAGGAAGAGCTCTTCGGGAAGGCAATGGACGTCCTGAAAGGCCTCATGGAAGAACATGACCTCGTGATAATCGAAGGTGCTGGCTCACCTGTCGAGATAAACCTCAAGGACTACGACATAGCCAACATGCGTGTGGCAAAGGCCGTTAACGCTCCAGTCATCCTGGTGGCGGACATAGACAGGGGAGGGAGCTTCGCCCAGATCGTTGGGACAATGGAGCTTTTGAGCGAGGAGGAGCGAGAGCTAATCCTCGGCTTCGTCTTCAACAAGTTCAGAGGTGACCCTTCCCTCCTGGAACCGGGCTTCGAGTTCCTTGAGAGGCGCTACGGAAAGCCCGTTCTCGGAGTAGTTCCTTACGTTGAGCACCGCTTACCGGAAGAGGACTCTCTCGCCGAGTTCCCGAAGGTTAAGGGCGAGCTTCACATACAGGTAATCAAGCTCCCCCACATAAGCAACTTCACGGACTTTGAACCGCTCCACTGGGCGAACGGGGTTGATTACGTCACCAAAGCGGAGGAAATCGAGGGTGACGTTATCATAATCCCCGGGAGCAAGAACACGGTGGAGGATTTGCTCTGGCTTCGTGAAAATGGCTTTGAAGATGCTATACTAGAGGCTCATCGCGAAGGCGCTTTCGTCGTTGGAATCTGCGGCGGCTTCCAGATGCTAGGGAAGAAGATAATAGACAAAGTTGAGTCGAAGCGCGGTGAGGTAAGGGGCATTGGCCTTCTGCCAGCCAAGACCGTCTTCGAGAAAGTCAAGAGGACGAACCACCTGAAGGCCCAGGTTCTATGGGGGCCGGCTAGGGGAATGGGGGTTGAGGGTTACGAGATACGCTTCGGCAGGAGCACCTCGGAGAGGCCCTTCTCGGTCATAACTGCTATCAACGGGGCGAAAACCTTTGAGCCTGAAGGGGCAATTGGCAAGAGCACCTTTGGAACTTACCTTCACGGTATATTCCACAACTTCGCTTTTACTGAGCGCTTTCTCAACATGCTGAGGACAGAGAAGGGCCTTGAGCCTATGAAAATAGAAGGCTGGAGCATCGAGGAAGAGATAGAGAGGTTCTCAACGGTCGTTGAGAGGAATCTCGACGTGGGGAGAATTTTGGAGGGGCTGGGGCTCTAGTGACACCTCTGGAGTATCTTCTTTGTGGCTTTCTCCAGCTTTCTCATCTCTGAAGCAAGTCTCTTGGCGAGCTCTTCCCTTTCTTTCTCCGTCATCTCGAAGGGAGGCTTTTCGAGGGGATAGTAGATGCTCATCCTCTTTGAACCCCTAGTTGTTCCGGGAGGTTCCTCCCATTTAATCTCCGAAGGGGGAATGCCCAAAGCTTCAGCTATTTCATCGGCGTGCTCCTTGAGACATCTCTGTATTCGTTCGTTTTCCTCGGATGATGGTTTTCCTATGTAAATACCAATCGCGAACTTATCCTCCCATATGCGCCACTCGTAAGGAACATCGGAAACCCCACTGCCGAACACCATCCGGTACCCGGGTTGAGGTCTCAGGTTTTTACCGTATCTCTCAAGAACCCTCCTCCAGATGTCCAGATAGAGTTCCTGCCGGGGACTTAATTTATTAGCGATGTTTCTGCCAATTTTTTGCCATTGATTTGGCATAACAACAACATCAAAATCTACTGCGTAGGGAGAACTTCCAATCCTAACGGCTTTTACCTCCAGCCCAAAGAACCCAATATCTTGGCCTGCGTTTTCGTTCAGCCAGTTTAATGCCTGCTTGTGTTCATCCGAAAATTTCTCGGCTATCCATACTATAACCTTAGCATCTACCCCAGAGGCATACGTGAGAATTTTTCCAAGGTGGTCGTGGTTTGTCTTTCCAAACTGATTCTCAATGATAACCATTGCCCCGCTGTTGGTATCCCTCGCAAGTATGTCCGCGAAATAGTTTCCAATCTGATATTCTCTTTTGATGTCCTCAAGTTCCACGCCTATTTTCTCTTCAAGAATCTCAATGTTTCCAACCAGCAAGACCTTCCTAATCGGGGAGATGTTCAAACGAGCAATTTCTACCATACCATCACCCCAAGTAATCCTCAGGGCCCTCAAGCTCCTTGGGTGGGTGTCTCTTCACCCACCAGAGCTTCAGGCGGACGTAGAGGTAGAAGCCGAGGAAAACGAGCAGGCCGATGAGGATTAGAACTATCCCAACAACCAGGAAGCCGAAGAAGAACAGCAGTCCGAGGATTAAAATCCCGATGAAGGCCAACGCGCCCTTGAACTCCTCGTCCTCCATCTTCCCACCAGCTCCCCTATCCTCTCCGCGAGCTTTAACTCTTCCGGCGTGTTCACGTTCAGCGCCAAAAGCGGGTTATCAAGCTCAAAGAACCGCTCCCCCTCTAAGCCCACCGCATTGAGGCCCACTATAGCGTAGCCCCTGTAAACGAGGGGTTTAATGTCTCCTGGGACCCTCTCAATGGGTAAAACCCCGGTCAGGCTTTCCTTTCCATCGAAAGCGCTCTTAATCGAGTAGAAATCGCTCGCCTTTACGAAGGGAAGGTCCGCGGACGAGCTGATGAAAGGCCCGAACTCCCTTAAAAGCCACTTCACGTCCTCAACGTAGCCCCTCCCGGGGGTCTCGACGAAGGGAACCCCCTCCCTGAGGCAGAGCTCCTTCGTCTTTGGAGTGTTTCTTGAGAGGGCCACGATGGTTTCGTCAACCGCTGATGCGGCTTCGTAGACCCTGAGGAGCATTTCCTTTCCGGCTATCTTCAAAACCGGTTTTT includes:
- a CDS encoding DUF4268 domain-containing protein, giving the protein MVEIARLNISPIRKVLLVGNIEILEEKIGVELEDIKREYQIGNYFADILARDTNSGAMVIIENQFGKTNHDHLGKILTYASGVDAKVIVWIAEKFSDEHKQALNWLNENAGQDIGFFGLEVKAVRIGSSPYAVDFDVVVMPNQWQKIGRNIANKLSPRQELYLDIWRRVLERYGKNLRPQPGYRMVFGSGVSDVPYEWRIWEDKFAIGIYIGKPSSEENERIQRCLKEHADEIAEALGIPPSEIKWEEPPGTTRGSKRMSIYYPLEKPPFEMTEKEREELAKRLASEMRKLEKATKKILQRCH
- a CDS encoding cobyric acid synthase, with the protein product MGKTLMVQGTMSGAGKSLLVAALCRVFTNLGYDVVPFKSQNMSLNSAPSIEGGEISRAQYLQAIACRKKPSVKFNPILLKPEGNLRSQVVFMGKPVGSVSAWDYMLSRKEELFGKAMDVLKGLMEEHDLVIIEGAGSPVEINLKDYDIANMRVAKAVNAPVILVADIDRGGSFAQIVGTMELLSEEERELILGFVFNKFRGDPSLLEPGFEFLERRYGKPVLGVVPYVEHRLPEEDSLAEFPKVKGELHIQVIKLPHISNFTDFEPLHWANGVDYVTKAEEIEGDVIIIPGSKNTVEDLLWLRENGFEDAILEAHREGAFVVGICGGFQMLGKKIIDKVESKRGEVRGIGLLPAKTVFEKVKRTNHLKAQVLWGPARGMGVEGYEIRFGRSTSERPFSVITAINGAKTFEPEGAIGKSTFGTYLHGIFHNFAFTERFLNMLRTEKGLEPMKIEGWSIEEEIERFSTVVERNLDVGRILEGLGL
- a CDS encoding NTP transferase domain-containing protein, giving the protein MIIILAGGRSSRMGREKPVLKIAGKEMLLRVYEAASAVDETIVALSRNTPKTKELCLREGVPFVETPGRGYVEDVKWLLREFGPFISSSADLPFVKASDFYSIKSAFDGKESLTGVLPIERVPGDIKPLVYRGYAIVGLNAVGLEGERFFELDNPLLALNVNTPEELKLAERIGELVGRWRTRSSRARWPSSGF
- a CDS encoding radical SAM protein, with translation MRVYHIVRFKSESAYVLFDGCSWNCSFCVWREVTRWSLCLPEETRRTLEALWENGKVRYLSVDEVVEKLEEAEVTRAFLGGGEPTLDPELKALMRALRREGIKPWLVTNGENLDDEMVELAEGITFSIKALDDDLHRVVTGVSNARALENFKRYAKTGKLVAETVFAPGIVECDEIERIARFIASIDPTMALRIDPLVQGVNLERVDDCIERLKGILPGTNRIRVKGKVEPPEVLYPEVEEWVKP